The following nucleotide sequence is from Nitratidesulfovibrio termitidis HI1.
CCTGCAAACAGGCACTTCACCGACAAAATACTACTTCTCGGAATATGCACATTGTCTTGCCTTTCAAAACGTGTAGTAGGTGCATCATGAACGTCCTGGTGCGCCATCAATACGTTTTCATCACCCATTTTCTCACATGTGAATACAAAAATACAAAAAAATATTCATATTACGAAACAATAACACCATTTTATGACCATAAAATTATTTGCATGAATATATTATGAACAATAAAGCTTCATAAAATGACAATATTCTAACATCATGCACCAATATGCACATGAAAATAATCACCATCACATCCAAAACCACAATGTATCAACTGTGTTTATCCCTCATGATATTCGCGCACAATAAGCAGTTCGCATAAAATTTTCAGGAACGTTCAGCAAAAGGAGGACTGAAATGCCACCTGTCATGTATTTTCTGCTCAGCCTCGCGGCACTCATAGTCGGATACTTCGTCTATGGGCGCATTGTGGAACGCATGTTCGGCGCCGACAACTGCAAGGCGACTCCCGCCTGCACCATGGCGGACGGCGTGGACTACGTGAAGATGAACCCCAAGAACATCTTCCTCATCCAGCTGCTGAACATCGCGGGCCTGGGCCCCGTGTTTGGCCCCATTCTGGGCGCGCTGTACGGTCCGTGGGCGCTGGTGTGGATCGTGCTTGGCTCCATCTTTGCCGGGGCCGTGCACGACTACTTTTCCGGCATGCTTTCGGTGCGCTACGCGGGCAAGTCCGTGCCCGACGTGGTGGGCTACAACCTTGGCAACGGCTTCAAGCAGTTCATGCGCTTCTTCTCGGTGGTGCTGTTGCTGCTGGTGGGCGTGGTCTTCGTCACCGGCCCGGCCAAGCTGCTCGACAACCTGACCGGCTGGGGCCTGATGGTGTGGGTGGCGATCATCTTCGCCTACTACTTCCTGGCCACCATCCTGCCCATCGACAAGATCATCGGGCGCATCTACCCCGTTTTCGCGGCCATCCTGCTGATCATGGCCGTGGGCCTCACCGCCATGCTGTTCATCAAGGGCTACGCCTTCTTCCCCGCCGCGCAGTGGACCAACCAGCACCCCACCGGGCTGCCGCTGTGGCCGCTGATGTTCATCACCATCGCCTGTGGCGCCATCTCGGGCTTCCACGCCACCCAGTCCCCCATGATGGCCCGGTGCATCCCCGATGAAAACTGCGGGCGGCCCATCTTCTACGGCGCCATGATCGCCGAAGGCGTCATCGCCCTGATCTGGGCCACCCTTGGCATGACCTTCTACCAGACCCCCGAGGCGCTCAACGCCGCCTTGACGGCGGGCGGCCCCGGCAAGGTGGTCAACGACGTCTCCCTGACCCTCATGGGCCCCATCGGCGGCGTGCTGGCCATCCTGGGCGTGGTGGTGCTGCCCATCACCTCGGGCGACACGGCCTTCCGCTCCGCCCGGCTGACCATCGCCGACTTCCTGAACTTCTCGCAGGTGGAAAACGGCAAGCGCCTGATGATCGCCGTGCCGCTGTTCGTCATCGGCGCCGCCCTGTCGCAGGTGAACTTCGACATCATCTGGCGCTACTTCGGCTGGGCCAACCAGACCCTGGCCACCATCGTGCTGTGGGCGGCTGCCGCCTACCTGGTGCGGCGCGGCATGCTGCACTGGATGGCCAGCGTGCCCGCCACCTTCATGACCGCGGTGTGCACCACGTACATCTGCTACGCCAAGATCGGCCTGAACATCCCGCTGAACATCTCGACATGGATCGGCATTGCCGTTGCCGTGGTGTCGTTCGGGCTGTTCCTGTCCAAGCGCAAGGCCTTCGAGGCGTCACCAGCCTAGCCGGCCCCGCTCCGACACGGTGACGGGCATGCGGCACGACGCCGCACCCCGTCCGACAACCAGCCAGCGCCCCGCCTGCATACGCAGACGGGGCGCTTCCCTTTGGCGCGGCCAGAAAGGCGAAGCCAAGAACACCACCCAGGACAGCGCCGAAACGACAACGGCATGACCCGCCCCGCCCCCTCTCGCCCGTGCTTCGCCTCGAATGCCACCCGCCAGCCATGCACCCGGCGTCCGTTTGGCCCCCAAAAAACACCTCTCAGAAACGAAAAACGACAAACAGGCAAACGTCGGTTGAAAAAACAAACCGCAACACACTACTAATGCCCACAAAAGCATCACTGAAAGGCCACGGCATCAAAAAATTTCAGAACTTGTAGCACTCCACCATCCAGCACAAAAATACAACAATAGACACATGCACCACTACAAAATCAACACCAACACAAATACATCTATGATGATTTTCAAAATCCACTCAACATAAAAGTTCATGAAATCACAAATTTATCACGCAAAAACAGACAATACTCATGCATAATTCTGCTCATAAACCAGAAAAGTCACACAAAATATCAATATAACACGCACAGGAAACACTCCGTCAACGTCAA
It contains:
- a CDS encoding carbon starvation CstA family protein — its product is MPPVMYFLLSLAALIVGYFVYGRIVERMFGADNCKATPACTMADGVDYVKMNPKNIFLIQLLNIAGLGPVFGPILGALYGPWALVWIVLGSIFAGAVHDYFSGMLSVRYAGKSVPDVVGYNLGNGFKQFMRFFSVVLLLLVGVVFVTGPAKLLDNLTGWGLMVWVAIIFAYYFLATILPIDKIIGRIYPVFAAILLIMAVGLTAMLFIKGYAFFPAAQWTNQHPTGLPLWPLMFITIACGAISGFHATQSPMMARCIPDENCGRPIFYGAMIAEGVIALIWATLGMTFYQTPEALNAALTAGGPGKVVNDVSLTLMGPIGGVLAILGVVVLPITSGDTAFRSARLTIADFLNFSQVENGKRLMIAVPLFVIGAALSQVNFDIIWRYFGWANQTLATIVLWAAAAYLVRRGMLHWMASVPATFMTAVCTTYICYAKIGLNIPLNISTWIGIAVAVVSFGLFLSKRKAFEASPA